Below is a genomic region from Flammeovirgaceae bacterium SG7u.111.
GAGCTTGATTTTTAATTAACTGCAGCATAATTCATAGTTTGCAAAAAAATATCGTCTCATCGTAGAAGAGTTTGAAAAGGTTCAACTTTTTGTAGTCACTTAACTGTTGTTCTTTTGAGAATTTCATTATAGTGTGAAGGGTTTTTTAATTGAAAAAAAATGAAAGTCATAGTAATCGGTGCGGGGATTTCAGGCTTGTACGCTGCTTATTTGCTCAAGCTTAAAGGTTTTGAGGTAACGGTGTTGGAGGCTACCAAGCGATATGGGGGAAGAATCCGATCTGTCCAAAGTGCGGAGGGTGAGCCTTTGGAACTTGGAGCAGAATTTATTCATGGGCAATATTCTTTGTTGAAGGAATATGTGGCGCAAAAGGGTATAGGTACCTATAGGGCAAAAGGTAAATCCTTTTTATACTATAAAGGAGTGCTTAAAAACGAGGACAAATGGCTGGAAAAAATCCCCGAGTTGAAATTTGTATTTGACTTTTTCGAGAACTTTTGGAAATATAGGGAGCATGAGCTTACGGTGGATAATTTTATCAAAAAGGATGTTGTGCTTTCCAAGTTTCGGGTATTAATGGATGTTTTTGCCGTGGAGTATGGTACGAGCAATAGTCGTTTGGGCTTGAGAAGCTTAGCTGCCACGGAGCAAATGTGGTCGGCTGGGCAGAAGGATTATAAAATCCAGAGCCAGATGATCCGGGTTTTGGATGAGTTTGTTCAGTTGCTCCATGGGAATATTATTTACGAAAAACCTATTTCCGAAATCAACTACTCGGAGAGCAAGGTTCAGGCGGTATCCTTAGATGAGAAAATATATACTGCCGATGCGGTGTTGGTAACAGTACCAGTTTCGGTGCTCAAAAAGAAGATTATCAAGTTTATTCCAAGCCTGCCTGCCGAGAAAACAGCTGCTTTCCATAGGCTGGGCATGGGTGCTGGGATGAAAATAGTGTTGAAGTTTCGTAAGCAGTTTTGGAAGAAAAAAATGTTTGAAATATGGGGGAGTAAACTTTGCCCTACGTATTATTCTCCTTTTCCAAGGCAAGAAAAAACAGAAAATTACTTGATTGGCTATGTTACAGGAGTAAAAGCAGAATATTTGGGTAGTTTAGGCAACAAGGCAGTTGACTTGATCGTAAATGAACTTGATGAAATTTTTGGTAGCAATATTGCATCAACTAACTTAGAAGAAAGCACATTGATGGATTGGGGTAAAGAACCTTATATATGGGGGATGTATTCTTATGATAAGCCAAACTCGGAAGGCATGCGCGAAGAGTTGGCAAAACCTATTGATGATAAGGTGTTTTTTGCGGGGGAGGCTACTAACTACAACGGGCATCCGGCCACCTTACACGGAGCCATGGAAACTGCAGAAAGAGCGGTTTTTGAACTTAACGAGAAAAGAGAGAACAGGTATTTTTTGACATAGACCATTCCCTGTTTGTCTTCTATCAATCAAAAAAAGTTTCTGAGCAAAAGAATCTAGACTTAGCAAAATGTTTTAGGGTATTGTGAAAAGGCTAGCGTAAAAAGGTTGAAAATCACTTGTTTAAGCTTGAAGGTAAAGGGTAACCTATCATGTTTAATGAAGATAAACCACATTGCGGAAGCCAAATGAAAGATAAATGCCCCA
It encodes:
- a CDS encoding NAD(P)/FAD-dependent oxidoreductase: MKVIVIGAGISGLYAAYLLKLKGFEVTVLEATKRYGGRIRSVQSAEGEPLELGAEFIHGQYSLLKEYVAQKGIGTYRAKGKSFLYYKGVLKNEDKWLEKIPELKFVFDFFENFWKYREHELTVDNFIKKDVVLSKFRVLMDVFAVEYGTSNSRLGLRSLAATEQMWSAGQKDYKIQSQMIRVLDEFVQLLHGNIIYEKPISEINYSESKVQAVSLDEKIYTADAVLVTVPVSVLKKKIIKFIPSLPAEKTAAFHRLGMGAGMKIVLKFRKQFWKKKMFEIWGSKLCPTYYSPFPRQEKTENYLIGYVTGVKAEYLGSLGNKAVDLIVNELDEIFGSNIASTNLEESTLMDWGKEPYIWGMYSYDKPNSEGMREELAKPIDDKVFFAGEATNYNGHPATLHGAMETAERAVFELNEKRENRYFLT